One Entelurus aequoreus isolate RoL-2023_Sb linkage group LG09, RoL_Eaeq_v1.1, whole genome shotgun sequence genomic window carries:
- the LOC133656961 gene encoding transmembrane protein 41A-B-like, giving the protein MRSLVGLAATVAAASVYLYLLSTHLPPADDHLRPATQEGDEPVEHHYKLKFPSDLDELRELAEMLKFYKQEHHGYVLLLFCSAYLYKQSFAIPGSSFLNMLAGAIFGPWEGLALACLLTTTGSTFCYLLSSAFGKQHVVRVFPEKVALLQRKVEENHSSLFFFLLFLRFFPMTPNWFLNITCPVLNIPVSMFFFSVLIGLIPYNFICVRTGAILSEIHSLDDIFSWGTLAQLLAIALVALVPGALIKRYSRGHLEVADMDAAREDDRLERKRR; this is encoded by the exons ATGCGCTCCCTCGTCGGGTTAGCGGCCACCGTGGCGGCCGCCAGCGTCTACCTCTACCTGCTGTCCACTCACCTCCCGCCCGCGGACGACCACCTCCGGCCGGCCACTCAGGAAGGGGACGAGCCGGTGGAGCACCACTACAA ACTAAAGTTCCCGTCGGATCTGGACGAGCTGCGCGAGCTAGCGGAGATGCTAAAGTTCTACAAGCAAGAACACCACGGCTACGTTCTGCTGCTCTTCTGCAGCGCTTACCTCTACAAGCAGTCCTTCGCCATTCCTGGTTCCTCCTTCCTG AACATGCTCGCCGGCGCGATATTCGGGCCGTGGGAGGGTCTGGCCCTGGCGTGCTTGCTCACCACCACGGGCTCCACGTTCTGCTACCTGCTCTCGTCCGCCTTCGGGAAGCAGCACGTGGTGCGGGTCTTCCCCGAGAAGGTGGCTCTGCTGCAGAGGAAG GTGGAGGAAAATCATAGCAGTCtgttcttcttcctcctcttcctccgttTCTTCCCCATGACTCCCAACTGGTTCCTTAACATCACCTGTCCCGTCCTCAACATCCCCGTGTCCATGTTCTTCTTCTCTGTCCTCATCG gtttgattccctaCAACTTCATCTGCGTGCGCACGGGCGCCATCCTCTCCGAGATCCACTCCCTGGACGACATCTTCTCCTGGGGGACGCTGGCCCAGCTGCTGGCCATCGCTCTGGTGGCGCTGGTCCCTGGAGCGCTCATCAAGCGCTACAGCCGAGGCCACCTTGAGGTGGCCGACATGGACGCCGCTCGGGAAGACGATAGGCTGGAGCGCAAGAGACGATGA